From the Lathyrus oleraceus cultivar Zhongwan6 chromosome 4, CAAS_Psat_ZW6_1.0, whole genome shotgun sequence genome, one window contains:
- the LOC127075190 gene encoding glutathione S-transferase U18 yields MANKSEVKLIGKWSSPYVTRVKIALNIKSLDYENFEENETFNPKSDLLLQSNPVYGKVPVLIHLDKPICESLIILEYIDETWSTALSILPTDPYDRVLARFWAAYIDQKWFPCMQSIITVEVEEERKPYFEVMEEVVERMEDAFEKCSKGKPFFGGDRIGYLDVAFGSFLGWLSVIENEYERKVLVEEKSPNLVKWAERFIADPAVVGLIPETERLVKLSKALQIKWRAALGKK; encoded by the exons ATGGCCAACAAGAGTGAAGTGAAGCTTATTGGAAAATGGTCAAGTCCTTATGTGACAAGGGTGAAGATTGCCCTAAACATCAAATCGCTTGATTATGAAAACTTTGAAGAGAACGAAACTTTTAACCCCAAAAGCGATCTTCTTCTTCAATCCAACCCTGTTTATGGCAAAGTCCCTGTTCTCATTCACCTAGACAAACCCATCTGTGAGTCTCTCATCATTCTTGAATATATTGATGAGACTTGGTCAACTGCTCTTTCTATTCTCCCCACCGATCCTTATGATAGAGTTCTTGCTCGGTTCTGGGCTGCTTATATAGATCAAAAG TGGTTTCCTTGTATGCAAAGCATAATTACTGTTGAAGTAGAGGAGGAAAGGAAGCCATATTTTGAAGTCATGGAAGAAGTGGTTGAGAGGATGGAGGATGCTTTTGAAAAATGCAGTAAAGGAAAGCCCTTTTTTGGTGGTGACAGGATTGGGTATCTTGATGTTGCATTTGGGAGCTTTTTGGGATGGCTTAGTGTGATAGAGAATGAGTATGAAAGGAAAGTGTTGGTTGAAGAAAAATCTCCTAATTTGGTGAAATGGGCTGAGAGATTTATTGCTGACCCTGCTGTTGTCGGGCTTATACCCGAGACTGAGAGACTTGTTAAGCTTTCCAAAGCCCTTCAGATCAAATGGAGAGCTGCTCTTGGTAAGAAATAG
- the LOC127075189 gene encoding pentatricopeptide repeat-containing protein At1g05670, mitochondrial, which produces MKRRTSIITYLHRFHQYNFPSATAAANFSTTPRPFPDYSPRNPSVTDTELIRHVTTTIKRRRLEPFRRVLKPYESRFKPSHLIWVLINIKDDYQLVLNLFNWVKSRSQQQLHPTLESLCIVVHIAVASNDIQTAKRLVFEFWSTPRLDVSKSFDLFIERLIYTYKDWGSHPLVFDVFFQVLVETGFVLEAEKLFHKLLGYGVVVSVDSCNLFLSRLSSNFEGIKIAVKVFEEFPELGVGWNTVSYNIVLHCFCQLGKVKEAHNLLVQMENRGSFPDVVSYGVVVSGYCKIGELDKVLKLVDELKRKGLKPNEYIYNNIILLLCKNGEVVEAEQVMREMRKCGVFPDNVVYTTLISGFCKSHNFSVAYKLFDEMRHKKIVPDLVTYTTVIHGICKTGKMVEAREMFNEMFVKGLEPDEVTYTALIDGYCKAGEMNEAFSIHNQMVQKGLTPNVVTYTSLVDGLCKNGEIDVANELLHEMSRKGLQPNVCTYNTIVNGLCKIGNIAQAVKLMEEMDLAGFYPDTFTYTTLMDAYCKMGEMAKAHELLRVMLDKGLHPTIVTFNVLMNGFCMSGMLEEGERLIKWMLEKGIMPNATTFNSLMKQYCIRNNMRATTEIYKSMHARGVMPDSNTYNILIKGHCKARNMKEAGFLHKEMVEKGFSVTATSYNALIRGFYKRKKFVEARKLFEEMRTHGLVAEKDLYDIFVDVNYKEGNWEITLELCDEAIEKCLVKET; this is translated from the coding sequence ATGAAGAGAAGAACATCCATCATCACCTATCTCCACCGTTTCCATCAATATAATTTTCCCTCTGCCACCGCCGCCGCCAACTTCTCAACAACTCCTCGCCCTTTTCCCGACTACTCCCCACGAAACCCTTCCGTCACAGACACCGAGCTTATCCGCCACGTCACAACTACAATCAAACGACGCCGTTTAGAACCCTTCCGCCGCGTTCTTAAACCTTACGAATCACGCTTCAAACCAAGTCATCTTATTTGGGTTCTCATCAACATAAAAGACGATTACCAACTCGTCTTAAACCTCTTCAACTGGGTAAAATCCCGTTCACAACAACAACTTCACCCCACTTTGGAATCACTTTGCATTGTCGTTCACATTGCTGTTGCTTCAAACGACATCCAAACTGCTAAAAGACTTGTTTTTGAGTTCTGGTCTACGCCGCGGTTGGATGTTTCGAAATCGTTTGATCTTTTTATTGAGAGGTTGATTTATACTTATAAAGATTGGGGCTCACACCCTCTTGTTTTTGATGTGTTCTTTCAAGTGTTGGTTGAAACTGGGTTCGTTTTAGAAGCTGAGAAACTTTTTCATAAGTTGTTAGGGTACGGTGTTGTTGTGTCTGTAGATTCTTGTAATTTGTTTCTGTCTAGGTTATCTAGCAATTTTGAGGGGATTAAGATTGCAGTTAAGGTGTTTGAAGAATTTCCTGAATTGGGTGTTGGTTGGAATACTGTTTCGTATAACATTGTTCTTCATTGTTTCTGTCAATTGGGTAAGGTGAAAGAAGCACATAACCTGCTTGTACAAATGGAGAATAGAGGGAGTTTTCCTGATGTTGTAAGTTATGGTGTTGTTGTTAGTGGATATTGTAAAATTGGAGAGCTCGACAAGGTTTTGAAGCTTGTGGATGAGTTGAAGAGAAAGGGGTTGAAACCTAATGAATACATTTACAATAACATAATTTTACTACTCTGTAAGAATGGTGAAGTGGTTGAAGCGGAGCAAGTTATGAGAGAGATGAGAAAATGTGGTGTTTTTCCTGATAATGTAGTGTATACGACTCTCATCAGCGGTTTCTGCAAGTCTCACAATTTTTCGGTTGCGTACAAACTGTTTGATGAAATGAGACATAAGAAAATAGTTCCTGATTTAGTGACATATACTACTGTGATTCATGGGATTTGTAAGACTGGAAAGATGGTTGAAGCTCGCGAAATGTTTAATGAAATGTTTGTGAAAGGGTTGGAGCCCGATGAAGTTACTTATACGGCACTTATTGATGGGTATTGCAAGGCTGGTGAAATGAATGAGGCTTTCTCGATTCACAACCAGATGGTTCAGAAGGGTCTGACCCCTAATGTTGTCACTTATACTTCGTTGGTTGACGGCCTTTGTAAGAATGGAGAGATAGATGTAGCGAATGAACTTCTTCATGAAATGTCTAGAAAGGGACTTCAACCGAATGTCTGCACGTATAACACGATCGTAAATGGTCTTTGTAAGATAGGAAATATAGCACAAGCAGTAAAACTTATGGAAGAAATGGATCTGGCAGGGTTTTATCCTGACACATTTACATACACTACACTCATGGATGCATATTGTAAGATGGGGGAAATGGCCAAGGCACACGAGTTGCTGCGAGTTATGCTCGATAAAGGACTTCATCCTACAATTGTTACATTCAATGTGTTAATGAATGGGTTTTGCATGTCAGGGATGTTGGAAGAAGGTGAAAGGTTAATCAAATGGATGTTAGAGAAGGGTATAATGCCAAATGCCACAACATTCAATTCTCTTATGAAGCAGTACTGCATTAGAAATAACATGCGTGCAACTACTGAGATTTACAAGAGTATGCACGCACGAGGAGTGATGCCAGACAGTAACACGTATAATATTTTGATTAAAGGGCATTGTAAGGCTAGGAACATGAAAGAGGCAGGGTTCCTGCATAAAGAAATGGTTGAAAAAGGATTTAGTGTTACCGCCACTTCCTATAATGCTCTTATTAGAGGTTTCTATAAGAGGAAGAAATTTGTGGAAGCTAGGAAGCTATTTGAGGAGATGAGAACACATGGTTTGGTTGCTGAGAAAGATTTATATGATATTTTTGTCGATGTCAACTATAAAGAAGGGAATTGGGAAATAACTCTTGAGCTTTGTGATGAAGCAATCGAGAAATGTCTTGTTAAGGAAACTTAG